A single Phragmites australis chromosome 4, lpPhrAust1.1, whole genome shotgun sequence DNA region contains:
- the LOC133915951 gene encoding E3 ubiquitin-protein ligase BRE1-like 2 isoform X6, producing MKLQVELQLTEAAGFSFIPCPRNFNRLRSWSRKSRSCNILQICTRKNVLSQDIEESENQARSQAEYLRTSLYEHSLELRVKAANETEAACQQRLSIAEAELEELRAKVDASERDVLELKEAIRIKEAEGDAYISEIETIGQAYEDMQTQNQHLLQQLTDRDDFNIKLVSDSVKMKQASISLLSEKLMLQKQLQQINTSTESSKLKIACGEEQMKTCVAQAIKTSADNRHLTIILERTALEVSNTEKELKWLRSSVGSSEKEYEQTQQKIAELRKLLEYERSERRKLEEQYEEVEKEVMDLTSETEEATIQKLQDEIKECKAILKCGVCFDRPKEVVITKCFHLFCSPCIQRNLEIRHRKCPGCGTPFGQNDVREVKI from the exons ATGAAGTTGCAAGTGGAGTTACAACTAACAGAGGCTGCAGGTTTTTCATTCATACCTTGTCCACGAAATTTCAACAGGTTGAGGAGTTGGAGCAGGAAAAGCAGGAGTTGCAATATATTGCAGATATGTACGCGAAAGAATGTTCTGAGTCAAG ATATTGAAGAATCAGAAAACCAGGCTCGCAGCCAGGCTGAATATTTGAGGACTAGTTTATATGAGCACAGTCTCGAGCTTCGAGTAAAAGCAGCAAATGAAACTGAAGCTGCATGCCAGCAAAGGCTTTCAATTGCTGAAGCAGAACTGGAAGAGTTAAGGGCTAAAGTAGATGCATCTGAAAG AGATGTTCTGGAACTCAAGGAGGCAATAAGAATTAAAGAGGCCGAAGGAGATGCCTACATTTCTGAAATCGAG ACAATTGGTCAAGCATATGAAGACATGCAAACGCAAAATCAGCATCTTCTTCAACAGCTTACTGATAGAGATGACTTTAACATAAAG CTGGTATCAGATAGTGTGAAGATGAAACAGGCTTCTATTTCCCTCCTCTCTGAAAAGCTCATGCTACAGAAGCAACTCCAGCAAATTAACACTTCTACGGAGTCATCTAAACTGAAAATTGCCTGTGGTGAGGAGCAG ATGAAGACTTGCGTAGCACAAGCTATAAAAACTTCAGCGGATAACAGGCATCTTACAATTATCCTGGAAAGGACTGCGCTGGAGGTATCCAACACAGAGAAGGAGCTCAAGTGGCTTCGGTCCTCTGTTGGATCCTCCGAGAAAGAATATGAGCAAACTCAGCAAAAGATAGCTGAGCTGAGAAAGCTGCTAGAGTATGAGAG AAGCGAGAGGAGGAAGCTTGAGGAACAATATGAAGAAGTAGAAAAGGAAGTCATGGATCTTACCTCTGAGACTGAAGAGGCTACTATCCAGAAGCTCCAGGATGAAATAAAAGAATGCAAGGCTATTCTCAAGTGTGGTGTCTGCTTTGATCGGCCTAAAGAG GTTGTGATTACCAAATGTTTCCACCTCTTCTGCTCGCCATGTATCCAGAGGAACCTTGAGATTCGCCACCGGAAATGTCCAGGTTGTGGCACCCCATTTGGACAAAATGACGTGCGGGAGGTGAAGATATGA
- the LOC133915951 gene encoding E3 ubiquitin-protein ligase BRE1-like 2 isoform X8, with the protein MYAKECSESSTITDIEESENQARSQAEYLRTSLYEHSLELRVKAANETEAACQQRLSIAEAELEELRAKVDASERDVLELKEAIRIKEAEGDAYISEIETIGQAYEDMQTQNQHLLQQLTDRDDFNIKLVSDSVKMKQASISLLSEKLMLQKQLQQINTSTESSKLKIACGEEQMKTCVAQAIKTSADNRHLTIILERTALEVSNTEKELKWLRSSVGSSEKEYEQTQQKIAELRKLLEYERSERRKLEEQYEEVEKEVMDLTSETEEATIQKLQDEIKECKAILKCGVCFDRPKEVVITKCFHLFCSPCIQRNLEIRHRKCPGCGTPFGQNDVREVKI; encoded by the exons ATGTACGCGAAAGAATGTTCTGAGTCAAG TACAATTACAGATATTGAAGAATCAGAAAACCAGGCTCGCAGCCAGGCTGAATATTTGAGGACTAGTTTATATGAGCACAGTCTCGAGCTTCGAGTAAAAGCAGCAAATGAAACTGAAGCTGCATGCCAGCAAAGGCTTTCAATTGCTGAAGCAGAACTGGAAGAGTTAAGGGCTAAAGTAGATGCATCTGAAAG AGATGTTCTGGAACTCAAGGAGGCAATAAGAATTAAAGAGGCCGAAGGAGATGCCTACATTTCTGAAATCGAG ACAATTGGTCAAGCATATGAAGACATGCAAACGCAAAATCAGCATCTTCTTCAACAGCTTACTGATAGAGATGACTTTAACATAAAG CTGGTATCAGATAGTGTGAAGATGAAACAGGCTTCTATTTCCCTCCTCTCTGAAAAGCTCATGCTACAGAAGCAACTCCAGCAAATTAACACTTCTACGGAGTCATCTAAACTGAAAATTGCCTGTGGTGAGGAGCAG ATGAAGACTTGCGTAGCACAAGCTATAAAAACTTCAGCGGATAACAGGCATCTTACAATTATCCTGGAAAGGACTGCGCTGGAGGTATCCAACACAGAGAAGGAGCTCAAGTGGCTTCGGTCCTCTGTTGGATCCTCCGAGAAAGAATATGAGCAAACTCAGCAAAAGATAGCTGAGCTGAGAAAGCTGCTAGAGTATGAGAG AAGCGAGAGGAGGAAGCTTGAGGAACAATATGAAGAAGTAGAAAAGGAAGTCATGGATCTTACCTCTGAGACTGAAGAGGCTACTATCCAGAAGCTCCAGGATGAAATAAAAGAATGCAAGGCTATTCTCAAGTGTGGTGTCTGCTTTGATCGGCCTAAAGAG GTTGTGATTACCAAATGTTTCCACCTCTTCTGCTCGCCATGTATCCAGAGGAACCTTGAGATTCGCCACCGGAAATGTCCAGGTTGTGGCACCCCATTTGGACAAAATGACGTGCGGGAGGTGAAGATATGA